Proteins from one Pseudoalteromonas undina genomic window:
- a CDS encoding low molecular weight protein-tyrosine-phosphatase — translation MKKVLIVCLGNICRSPTAEAVLKARAKKLGIDLLVDSAGTIGHHEGNQPDRRSMQAGEKRGYSFKGIFSRKVRSSDFSEFDLILAADKQNLSDLTARCPEHLQYKLALFLEYGEQAQSAIPDPYYGGDDGFEKVLDLIEAASDNILAKLK, via the coding sequence GTGAAAAAAGTACTGATTGTTTGTTTAGGTAATATTTGTCGCTCACCTACCGCAGAGGCGGTATTAAAAGCTCGCGCTAAAAAGTTAGGTATTGATCTGCTAGTGGACTCGGCAGGGACTATTGGTCATCACGAAGGTAATCAACCAGATAGGCGCTCAATGCAGGCTGGTGAAAAACGCGGTTATAGTTTTAAAGGTATTTTTTCGCGCAAGGTGCGTAGTAGTGATTTTAGCGAGTTTGACCTTATTTTAGCAGCCGATAAACAAAACCTGTCGGATTTAACCGCACGTTGCCCTGAACATTTGCAGTACAAGCTTGCGTTGTTTTTAGAGTATGGCGAGCAAGCACAAAGCGCAATTCCCGATCCTTACTATGGCGGTGATGATGGCTTTGAAAAGGTACTTGATTTAATAGAGGCCGCCAGCGATAACATTTTAGCTAAGTTAAAATAG
- a CDS encoding glutathione S-transferase family protein has translation MSIILYGVPLSPYVRKVRVCLALKQLDYKLEIVSPFNQPDWFLEINPLGRIPALKDGELNLADSSVICQYLDEKYLNSSALLGDTIEQRAAVRWLEKYADYELAPLTTFTVFQQRIIAPTMQKPTDEALVQSALNEKLPPLFDYLEGYLGNNEFFVGNSFTLADIAVSCQLMNMEHGGEQLDESRWPKLTALHSRVKQGTAMQSMLEGEQKILASLK, from the coding sequence ATGAGCATAATTCTTTATGGTGTCCCGCTTTCTCCTTATGTGCGTAAAGTACGTGTGTGTTTAGCGCTTAAGCAACTGGACTATAAACTCGAAATAGTCTCGCCGTTTAATCAGCCTGACTGGTTTTTAGAAATTAACCCGTTGGGGCGTATTCCGGCGCTAAAAGATGGCGAGTTAAACTTGGCGGATTCTAGCGTTATTTGCCAATATCTTGATGAAAAATACCTTAATTCATCGGCTTTACTCGGTGATACTATAGAGCAACGTGCAGCTGTTCGCTGGCTAGAAAAATACGCAGATTACGAGCTGGCTCCACTGACAACATTTACGGTATTTCAGCAGCGTATTATTGCTCCTACAATGCAAAAGCCAACCGATGAAGCCTTAGTGCAAAGTGCATTAAATGAAAAATTACCGCCTTTATTTGATTATTTAGAAGGTTATTTAGGGAATAACGAATTCTTTGTTGGTAACAGCTTTACTCTTGCCGACATTGCAGTGAGCTGCCAGTTAATGAATATGGAGCATGGCGGTGAGCAACTTGATGAGTCGCGCTGGCCTAAGCTTACTGCTTTACATAGCCGTGTAAAACAGGGGACCGCTATGCAGAGCATGCTTGAAGGCGAACAAAAAATATTAGCTTCATTAAAATAA